The following coding sequences are from one Oncorhynchus kisutch isolate 150728-3 linkage group LG23, Okis_V2, whole genome shotgun sequence window:
- the LOC109868728 gene encoding uncharacterized protein LOC109868728, whose amino-acid sequence MTIKKSKTVVFERRAGDLTALYCMNDWVIAVVLAIIAMMSVWAALIIYRYIQTERGKRRRKVDDDTILETEKDENETTNEEKILSCVESTEEGEEETLESWDGEEWRREPMEWIPTTSENVEPFDGIPTTNEDVEPIEGISATTNEDIEPVEGIPTTNEGVEPIEGIPTTNEDVEPIEGIPTTNEDVEPIEGIPTTNEGVEPIEGIPTITIDEVEPITRIRTRINEDLEPMKQIRARTNEDLQPIRRIRTLTNEDLEPIRRNRTATNEDLQPIRRIRTLTNEDLEPIRRNRTATNEDLQPIRRIRTTTNESDGPYTWESYAEWQIVEEFHLGSQPQEHCEGTCQHYDGLCQVCGGLCHCSECLCQFYEGLCQDDAESQTDRTVGQEEQASTSPYSLSDINYQSGHEKDTDVYNQDEEDLKEVELSDDCQCESTEEESEVNHSHAFAIKPQRYLEELNENLPDMILTASDLQEPDCACYTEIQEVQYTDDDMTSHVVFYNEARLEMTLTDTEHVSDKEREEVEYPDDDRHSHVAFAKVQVSENLPEMKLTETDRIEPEHVYEVEREEVEDPDEVITEGPEHPSENIPEILSDTDLQQPGNLCEEETQEVECTSDYMDSQVAFVSDTQEPEHPNEYLPDMILTDTKTKELDHVCDSEIQEVEYPGADMTSHVPSVSDRTVEDDMKEAMVEDLDMEAMVEDLCRKDCLLHDYVIDGLSQPTDVRDTHVAERKGDIVDDNSKDTRVEEEKKRQSDDTRIEESYEKVEINIMEATMDNNEWMTVSGTEDNSDSPWVRISHSSIECSSAEVEHHPTETYQNSDDATVADATAFKEVEETGTKPVSPDGDLRRNKKMAAVLPSKPKTVRVRFCVHYRTQSPWQELAVTGNQQELGSWTGFVPLERAQDGFWASWVVLPAEKQVEWKLVLVEDGEILRWEEGGNRHLETGRGGGEVYLNKCWGSL is encoded by the exons ATGACGATCAAGAAAAGTAAAACCGTCGTTTTTGAAAGACGTGCAGGGGATTTAACTGCGTTGTATTGTATGAATGATTGGGTGATTGCAGTGGTGTTGGCTATTATTGCCATGATGTCTGTATGGGCTGCACTCAtcatatacagatatatacagacagagagaggtaaaagAAGAAGAAAGGTTGATGACGACACTATTTTGGAAACTGAAAAGGATGAAAATGAGACGACAAACGAAGAAAAAATACTGTCCTGTGTCGAGTCAACAG AGGAGGGTGAAGAAGAGACGCTGGAGAGCTGGGATGGGGAGGAATGGAGGCGAGAGCCAATGGAATGGATTCCAACAACCAGTGAGAATGTAGAACCCTTTGACGGGATCCCAACCACCAATGAGGATGTAGAACCCATTGAGGGGATCTCAGCAACAACCAATGAGGATATAGAACCCGTTGAGGGGATACCAACAACCAATGAAGGTGTAGAACCCATTGAGGGGATCCCAACAACCAATGAGGATGTAGAACCCATTGAGGGGATCCCAACAACCAATGAGGATGTAGAACCCATTGAGGGGATCCCAACAACCAATGAAGGTGTAGAACCCATTGAAGGGATCCCGACAATAACCATTGATGAGGTAGAACCCATTACAAGGATCCGAACAAGAATTAATGAAGATTTAGAACCCATGAAACAGATCCGAGCACGGACCAATGAGGATCTACAACCCATTAGACGCATCCGAACACTAACCAATGAGGATCTAGAACCAATTAGACGGAACCGAACAGCAACCAATGAGGATCTACAACCCATTAGACGCATCCGAACACTAACCAATGAGGATCTAGAACCAATTAGACGGAACCGAACAGCAACCAATGAGGATCTACAACCCATTAGACGGATCCGAACAACAACCAATGAGAGCGATGGTCCTTACACGTGGGAGTCGTATGCTGAGTGGCAGATCGTTGAGGAGTTTCACCTCGGCTCTCAACCTCAAGAGCACTGTGAAGGCACATGTCAGCACTATGACGGTTTATGTCAAGTCTGTGGAGGCTTGTGTCATTGCAGTGAATGCTTATGTCAGTTCTACGAAGGCTTATGTCAGGACGACGCCGAGTCCCAGACTGACCGTACCGTGGGTCAAGAGGAGCAGGCTTCTACCAGTCCCTATTCCCTCAGTGACATAAACTATCAATCTGGACATGAGAAGGATACAGATGTGTATAACCAGGATGAGGAGGATTTGAAGGAAGTTGAACTGAGTGATGATTGTCAATGTGAGAGCACAGAGGAGGAGTCTGAGGTAAACCATTCACATGCCTTTGCCATCAAGCCTCAGAGATATCTGGAAGAGCTCAATGAAAATCTCCCTGACATGATATTGACTGCCTCTGACCTTCAAGAACCTGACTGTGCGTGTTATACAGAGATACAGGAAGTACAATACACAGATGATGACATGACCAGCCATGTTGTCTTTTACAACGAAGCGAGGCTGGAGATGACATTGACTGACACTGAACATGTATcggataaagaaagagaggaagtagAATATCCGGATGACGATAGACACAGCCATGTTGCTTTTGCCAAAGTCCAGGTAAGTGAAAATCTACCTGAGATGAAATTGACTGAAACTGACCGGATAGAACCGGAACATGTGtatgaggtggagagagaggaagtagaagATCCAGATGAGGTAATCACTGAAGGTCCAGAACATCCCAGTGAAAACATCCCAGAGATATTGAGTGACACTGACCTCCAACAACCTGGCAATTTATGTGAAGAAGAAACACAGGAAGTAGAATGTACAAGTGATTATATGGACAGCCAGGTTGCCTTTGTCAGCGACACTCAGGAACCAGAACATCCCAATGAATATCTACCTGACATGATATTGACTGACACTAAGACTAAAGAACTTGACCATGTGTGTGATTCAGAGATACAGGAAGTGGAATACCCAGGTGCTGACATGACCAGCCATGTGCCGTCAGTCTCTGATAGGACAGTAGAAGACGATATGAAAGAAGCTATGGTAGAGGATCTTGACATGGAAGCTATGGTAGAGGATCTTTGCAGGAAGGACTGTCTACTTCATGACTATGTCATTGACGGGTTGAGCCAGCCCACCGATGTTAGAGACACACATGTGGctgagaggaaaggagacatCGTTGATGATAACAGCAAGGACACGCgtgtagaggaggagaagaaaagacAGAGTGATGATACACGGATAGAGGAGAGTTATGAGAAAGTAGAAATTAACATAATGGAAGCCACGATGGACAATAATGAATGGATGACAGTCAGTGGCACAGAGGACAACAGTGACTCCCCATGGGTGAGGATAAGCCACTCGTCCATCGAATGCTCTTCTGCTGAGGTGGAGCATCATCCCACAGAAACATATCAGAATTCAGATGATGCAACGGTGGCTGACGCAACCGCATTCAAGGAGGTCGAAGAAACAGGAACTAAACCTGTATCACCAGATGGAGACCTGCGTAGGAATAAGAAGATGGCGGCTGTGCTTCCTAGCAAACCCAAGACTGTACGGGTGAGGTTCTGTGTCCACTACCGTACCCAGTCTCCCTGGCAGGAGCTGGCTGTGACAGGGAACCAGCAGGAGCTGGGGAGCTGGACGGGCTTCGTTCCACTGGAGAGAGCCCAGGACGGGTTCTGGGCCAGCTGGGTCGTCCTCCCCGCAGAGAAGCAGGTGGAATGGAAGTTGGTGCTGGTGGAAGATGGAGAGATCCTACGCTGGGAGGAGGGTGGTAATAGACACCTGGAGACAGGTCGGGGTGGTGGAGAGGTGTATCTCAACAAGTGTTGGGGCAGCCTCTGA